In the genome of Nitrospira japonica, one region contains:
- a CDS encoding YicC/YloC family endoribonuclease, whose amino-acid sequence MIRSMTGFGRQQAPWQDGSVAVEVRSVNHRFLEIACRLPRPLNHLEDTIKKAAQQVCARGRIDLTITVQSGKGRSHTVAVDQGLAKQYHQALRALKKTLKLSGSIDIGLIAGQRDVVSIIDQPVEDRKLSKLAQQLAVKALDDLVAMRRREGDALAKDMLARLGAIRERKTIVGAMAPRVVQAEFDRMRSRVEKLMGGEPPDASRLLQELAVYADRGDIAEEIVRLDSHMVQFEQTLNRSESIGKTLDFLLQEMGREVNTIGSKANDAEIAAQVVHMKAELERIREQVQNVE is encoded by the coding sequence ATGATTCGAAGCATGACAGGATTCGGGAGGCAGCAGGCACCGTGGCAGGATGGTTCGGTGGCGGTCGAGGTGCGGTCCGTCAATCATCGCTTCCTTGAGATCGCCTGCCGCTTGCCGCGCCCACTGAATCATTTGGAAGACACCATCAAGAAAGCGGCGCAGCAGGTTTGTGCCCGTGGTCGCATTGATCTCACCATAACCGTCCAGAGCGGAAAGGGACGGTCGCATACGGTGGCTGTTGACCAGGGCTTGGCGAAGCAGTACCATCAGGCACTTCGCGCCTTGAAAAAAACCCTCAAGCTGAGCGGATCCATTGATATTGGCCTGATTGCCGGACAGCGTGACGTGGTGTCCATTATCGACCAGCCGGTGGAGGATCGAAAGCTCTCCAAACTGGCTCAACAACTGGCGGTCAAGGCGCTGGACGACCTCGTGGCGATGAGAAGGCGGGAAGGGGATGCCTTGGCGAAGGACATGCTCGCACGGCTTGGTGCGATTCGGGAGCGGAAGACGATCGTGGGGGCGATGGCTCCCCGAGTGGTCCAGGCTGAATTCGATCGAATGCGGAGCCGGGTCGAAAAATTGATGGGCGGCGAACCCCCTGACGCATCCCGCCTGCTGCAGGAATTGGCCGTGTATGCGGATCGTGGCGACATTGCGGAAGAAATAGTCAGATTGGACTCCCATATGGTACAGTTTGAGCAAACGCTTAACCGATCGGAATCTATAGGTAAAACCCTCGATTTCTTGCTCCAGGAAATGGGGCGTGAGGTCAATACAATCGGTTCCAAGGCCAACGATGCCGAAATCGCCGCTCAGGTCGTCCATATGAAGGCCGAGCTCGAACGAATTCGAGAACAAGTGCAGAACGTCGAATGA
- the nth gene encoding endonuclease III: MIPKQLQQKARQERLGKIAENLIRSMPAAEMELDHRTPWELLIATILSAQCTDERVNRVTPALFRRYPTPADLGQASQRDVEEVIRSTGFFKSKAKNIIACGRAVEEKFHGKVPETMEELVGLPGVGRKTANVLLGNAFGKPAIVVDTHVKRVANRLGFTTSDDPTRIEQDLQRLLPPARWTAVSQRLLLHGRYVCTARRPQCERCPIYAHCTWKQKGPA, translated from the coding sequence ATGATCCCCAAGCAACTCCAGCAGAAGGCACGTCAGGAGCGTCTCGGCAAGATCGCTGAAAATTTGATCCGTTCCATGCCGGCCGCCGAGATGGAACTCGACCATCGAACTCCATGGGAACTCCTCATTGCCACCATCCTGTCCGCACAATGCACGGATGAACGGGTCAACCGCGTTACCCCCGCGCTGTTCCGGCGGTATCCCACACCGGCGGATTTGGGACAGGCTTCGCAGCGAGACGTGGAAGAAGTCATCCGTTCGACGGGATTCTTCAAGAGCAAGGCGAAGAACATCATCGCTTGTGGTCGCGCCGTGGAGGAGAAGTTTCACGGAAAGGTTCCGGAGACCATGGAAGAATTGGTCGGTCTGCCGGGAGTTGGAAGAAAGACCGCCAACGTCCTATTAGGCAATGCCTTCGGCAAGCCGGCGATCGTCGTCGATACCCATGTCAAACGAGTCGCCAACCGCCTTGGGTTTACGACCTCGGACGATCCGACCCGCATCGAACAGGATCTTCAACGGCTGCTTCCGCCCGCGCGCTGGACGGCCGTCTCGCAGCGCTTGCTGCTGCACGGACGGTATGTCTGCACTGCCAGGCGCCCGCAATGCGAACGTTGTCCGATTTACGCGCACTGTACGTGGAAACAGAAAGGGCCCGCATGA
- the hflX gene encoding GTPase HflX, which yields MKAGQLDAIERLYRRRVPPDKVLSPELARTMCQITLDIRRPIAVVLTRKGQMQEIVVGTDLTLSPATLARFRAGVQSLRGLRVIRTQLHDQPINQELLTDLAYLRLDLIGVLSVDSDGLPGNLYLAHLLPPNGTGQLFNVLKTTAFHQSPVVFDVFIEELEAGLQRVRGHATKEGVASALLVSASSMSRAEQEDRLGELAELAASAGISVIDRLTQRTTGGHQRYLLGRGKLKDVLIQTLHRGADMVIFDQTLSPAQSRAISEVTDIPVIDRTQLILDIFAKRAHSREGKVQVELAQLRYLLPRLSGKGADLSRLGGGIGTRGPGEAKLETDRRRIRERIAHLEQDLRQFARHQDQRRARRNRHGMPVLSLVGYTNAGKSTLLNVLSKSHVSAQDRMFETLDTTSRRLRFPRDRQVIVTDTVGFIRDLPQELLGAFRTTLEELREADLLVHVVDAGAADIDVQISAVVTILRDLNLDALPRTLVFNKCDRLPPDEAALLCRRYGAVGISAIHPDTLHPLLRHLEQQLTLLVPDTGMPAVKGPDVLVLASGG from the coding sequence TTGAAAGCGGGCCAGCTGGACGCCATCGAACGGTTGTATCGGCGGCGCGTGCCTCCAGATAAGGTGCTCTCCCCGGAATTGGCGAGAACGATGTGCCAGATCACTCTGGACATTCGGCGTCCGATCGCGGTGGTGTTGACCAGAAAAGGCCAGATGCAGGAGATCGTCGTGGGAACCGACCTGACGTTGTCTCCGGCGACATTGGCACGGTTCAGGGCCGGCGTTCAATCGTTGCGCGGACTTCGCGTGATCAGAACGCAATTGCACGATCAGCCGATCAATCAGGAACTGCTGACGGACCTTGCGTATCTGCGTCTGGATTTGATCGGCGTGCTCTCCGTGGACTCCGACGGGCTGCCTGGCAATCTGTATCTTGCGCACCTGCTTCCGCCGAACGGCACGGGCCAATTGTTCAATGTCCTCAAGACGACGGCGTTTCACCAGTCTCCCGTGGTGTTCGATGTATTCATCGAGGAACTGGAAGCCGGGTTGCAGAGGGTGCGTGGCCACGCGACCAAAGAAGGGGTGGCGTCGGCCTTGCTGGTCAGCGCCTCATCCATGAGCCGGGCGGAACAGGAGGACCGGCTCGGAGAGCTCGCGGAGCTGGCGGCTTCGGCGGGAATTTCAGTCATCGATCGCCTGACGCAACGAACAACGGGAGGGCATCAACGGTATTTGCTGGGAAGGGGAAAGCTGAAGGATGTGCTGATCCAAACGCTTCATCGCGGCGCCGACATGGTGATTTTTGATCAGACATTGTCTCCGGCGCAATCGCGGGCCATTTCCGAAGTGACCGATATCCCCGTGATCGATCGGACCCAATTGATCCTGGACATTTTTGCCAAACGCGCCCACAGCCGGGAGGGCAAGGTGCAGGTCGAGCTGGCCCAGCTCCGCTACCTCCTGCCCCGCCTGTCCGGGAAGGGCGCGGATCTCTCGCGACTGGGCGGTGGTATCGGAACTAGGGGGCCTGGCGAGGCTAAATTGGAGACCGATCGTCGAAGAATCCGAGAGCGCATTGCGCATTTGGAGCAGGACTTGCGTCAGTTCGCCAGACATCAAGACCAGCGTCGCGCCCGCAGGAATCGGCACGGGATGCCGGTGCTTTCGTTGGTCGGATATACGAACGCCGGAAAATCGACGCTGCTCAACGTCCTCTCCAAGAGTCATGTATCCGCTCAGGACCGGATGTTCGAAACCCTCGATACGACCAGCCGACGTCTCCGATTTCCCCGGGACCGGCAGGTCATTGTCACCGACACGGTGGGATTCATCCGGGATCTTCCGCAGGAGCTGTTGGGAGCGTTCCGTACCACGCTGGAAGAATTGCGAGAGGCTGATCTCCTGGTTCATGTCGTGGACGCCGGCGCAGCCGACATCGATGTCCAGATCTCGGCAGTGGTGACGATTCTCAGAGATCTGAACCTCGACGCGCTTCCGCGCACGCTCGTGTTCAATAAGTGCGATCGACTTCCCCCGGACGAGGCGGCCTTGCTGTGCCGCCGCTATGGCGCCGTCGGGATTTCGGCGATTCATCCGGATACCCTTCATCCGTTGCTGCGCCATCTGGAACAGCAGTTGACGCTGCTCGTGCCTGATACGGGAATGCCTGCCGTCAAGGGGCCCGATGTCCTCGTGCTTGCATCCGGCGGTTGA
- the tsaD gene encoding tRNA (adenosine(37)-N6)-threonylcarbamoyltransferase complex transferase subunit TsaD produces MNQIKMNYSGISDARGTDGPVLGIETSCDETAAAVIRGDGTILSNVISSQHSVHARFGGVVPELASRAHIEKIEEIAARAIDEAGLSWQDLAGVAVTEGPGLAGALIVGLNYAKALAFALNIPIVGVSHLEGHIASAWLKDPSFPRSCVVLVVSGGHTHLYHRGQDGATRLLARTRDDAAGEAFDKGAQMLGLGFPGGPALDKLAQAGNPGKIRFPRSMRKSSLEFSFSGLKTSLLYRLQGMDKAHLDGIRADVAAGYQEAIVSVLVEKAFTAVGRCGVAALAVVGGVSANSRLRALLTERAHREGVLLSIPPLQYCTDNAAMIAAAGRNALSAGRRLADDAEALVTMDPLSPLQVIETV; encoded by the coding sequence ATGAATCAAATTAAAATGAACTACTCCGGGATATCCGACGCCCGTGGGACCGACGGTCCGGTCTTGGGGATCGAGACGTCGTGTGATGAAACCGCCGCGGCGGTCATCCGCGGCGACGGGACGATTCTCTCCAACGTCATCTCCTCGCAGCACAGCGTTCATGCTCGGTTCGGAGGAGTCGTGCCGGAGCTGGCTTCTCGGGCGCATATCGAAAAGATCGAGGAGATCGCGGCCCGTGCCATAGATGAAGCAGGTTTGAGCTGGCAGGATCTCGCAGGCGTGGCGGTCACCGAAGGTCCCGGACTTGCCGGCGCCCTGATCGTAGGGTTGAACTATGCCAAGGCGCTGGCATTTGCACTGAACATTCCGATCGTTGGGGTCAGTCACTTGGAAGGGCACATCGCGTCCGCGTGGCTGAAGGATCCATCATTTCCTCGTTCATGCGTGGTGCTGGTCGTTTCAGGAGGGCACACTCATCTCTATCACCGGGGACAAGATGGAGCCACCAGACTGTTGGCCCGTACAAGGGACGACGCTGCCGGGGAAGCGTTCGACAAGGGAGCCCAGATGCTAGGCTTGGGATTTCCCGGAGGGCCGGCACTGGACAAGCTCGCGCAAGCGGGGAATCCGGGAAAGATCAGGTTTCCGCGGTCCATGCGGAAGAGCAGCCTCGAATTCAGCTTCAGCGGGCTGAAGACGTCGTTGCTCTATCGCCTGCAGGGCATGGATAAGGCGCATCTCGATGGCATTCGGGCCGATGTGGCCGCCGGCTATCAAGAGGCCATTGTCAGTGTGCTTGTCGAGAAGGCCTTCACCGCCGTAGGCCGCTGCGGCGTGGCGGCTTTGGCGGTCGTGGGAGGCGTGTCCGCCAATTCAAGACTCCGCGCTCTGTTGACGGAACGAGCGCATCGAGAAGGTGTGTTGCTCAGCATCCCGCCGTTGCAGTACTGCACCGACAATGCGGCCATGATCGCCGCCGCGGGGAGAAACGCATTGTCGGCGGGTCGACGCCTGGCCGATGACGCGGAGGCTCTGGTCACGATGGATCCGCTGTCACCCCTGCAGGTAATCGAAACCGTCTGA
- a CDS encoding ATP-dependent Clp protease ATP-binding subunit translates to MFERFTDKGRKIIILAREEAERHQNDYLGTEHLVLAILRESDGIALMILKKMGLSTEQIRLEIERNLPGGGTTMTFGEIPFSPRVKKVIEYGVEEARLLGHNHIGSEHLLLGLLREEEGIGGKILRSLGANLLTARQLTVTFLRKSAPRERDRKSNTPALDEFGRDLTQMAQEGQLDPVIGRADEIERVLQILSRRTKNNPVLIGESGVGKTAIVEGLAQRIIQSEVPDNLLSRRVIALDLGSLVAGTKYRGQFEERLKVVMKEIVQAGNIIIFIDELHTLVGAGAAEGSIDASNMLKPALSRGEIQCIGATTLDEYRKHIEKDGALKRRFQPIYVQPPSLDETVRIIQGLRDRYEEHHGVEITEDAIVEAVKLSDRYITDRFLPDKAIDLIDETGSRAKLQTYALPGELKAMEQELKKVSRDKELAISMQNFEEAVRHREEEERLRKLLDESKREWKKNQEKQKPTIGKEDVAYVVSKMTGIPLFKLEEEESNKLLRMEDFLHKRVVGQNEAISAVCRAIRRSRAGLKEAKKPIGSFIFLGPTGVGKTELARTLAEFLFNTEDALIRIDMSEYQEKFTSSRLFGAPPGYVGYEEGGQLTERVRRRPYSVVLFDEIEKAHPDVFNLLLQVLDDGVLTDSLGRKVDFKNTVVIMTSNIGTKLIQKGVSLGFQSTEAEQDRHKKEEVLGELRRQFSPEFLNRIDEIVVFHQLDKSHLFNILDILLRELNLRLLEKGVEIEVDDEVKQWLIKEGYEPLYGARPMRRTIQRAIGDPLSEEMIKGRFKDSRKIKVVLRDGAPVFIEQEAMAGV, encoded by the coding sequence ATGTTCGAACGATTCACGGACAAGGGTCGGAAGATCATCATCCTCGCGCGGGAAGAGGCCGAGCGTCATCAGAACGATTATCTCGGGACCGAGCACCTGGTCCTGGCCATTCTTCGCGAGTCCGACGGAATCGCCCTGATGATTTTGAAGAAGATGGGTCTTTCCACGGAACAGATCCGCTTGGAGATCGAACGAAACTTGCCCGGCGGCGGGACGACCATGACCTTCGGCGAAATCCCGTTCAGCCCCCGCGTGAAGAAGGTCATCGAGTACGGCGTCGAAGAAGCCCGGTTGCTTGGGCACAATCACATCGGCAGCGAACACCTTCTGCTCGGACTTCTGCGGGAAGAGGAGGGGATCGGCGGCAAGATTCTTCGCAGCCTCGGCGCGAATCTCCTGACGGCCAGGCAATTGACGGTGACGTTCTTGCGCAAGTCCGCTCCGCGCGAGCGTGATCGCAAAAGCAATACGCCGGCGCTCGATGAATTCGGTCGTGACCTCACCCAGATGGCCCAGGAAGGTCAGTTGGATCCGGTCATCGGACGGGCGGACGAAATCGAGCGGGTGTTGCAGATCCTCAGCCGCCGCACGAAGAACAATCCGGTATTAATCGGCGAGTCCGGCGTCGGAAAGACGGCGATTGTCGAAGGGTTGGCCCAGCGGATCATCCAATCCGAAGTTCCCGACAACCTCTTGTCGCGACGCGTGATCGCGTTGGATCTCGGGTCCCTGGTGGCCGGGACCAAATACCGCGGCCAATTCGAAGAGCGTTTGAAGGTGGTGATGAAGGAGATCGTGCAAGCCGGAAACATCATCATCTTCATCGACGAACTGCATACGTTGGTGGGCGCCGGTGCGGCGGAGGGATCGATCGACGCGTCCAACATGCTGAAGCCCGCGCTGTCGCGCGGAGAAATTCAGTGCATCGGCGCGACGACGCTGGATGAATATCGCAAGCACATCGAAAAAGACGGCGCACTCAAGCGGCGGTTCCAGCCGATCTACGTGCAGCCGCCGAGCCTCGACGAAACGGTTCGGATCATTCAAGGACTTCGCGACCGCTATGAGGAGCATCACGGCGTGGAGATCACGGAGGATGCCATCGTCGAAGCGGTCAAGCTGTCGGATCGGTATATCACCGATCGGTTCCTGCCGGATAAAGCGATCGACTTGATCGACGAAACCGGTTCGCGCGCCAAGCTTCAGACCTATGCGTTGCCCGGAGAGTTGAAGGCAATGGAGCAGGAGCTGAAGAAGGTGTCGCGGGACAAAGAGTTGGCGATTTCGATGCAAAACTTCGAGGAAGCCGTTCGCCATCGCGAAGAAGAGGAACGGCTCAGGAAGTTGCTCGACGAGTCCAAGCGCGAGTGGAAAAAGAATCAGGAAAAGCAGAAGCCGACGATCGGCAAGGAGGACGTAGCCTACGTCGTCTCCAAAATGACGGGCATTCCGCTCTTCAAGCTCGAAGAAGAAGAGTCGAACAAGTTGCTGCGGATGGAGGATTTCCTCCATAAACGGGTGGTCGGCCAAAACGAGGCGATTTCCGCGGTCTGTCGTGCGATCCGCCGCTCCCGCGCGGGCCTCAAGGAAGCCAAGAAGCCCATCGGTTCCTTTATCTTCCTGGGACCAACCGGAGTCGGAAAGACTGAGTTGGCTCGTACCCTGGCGGAGTTTTTGTTCAATACCGAGGACGCGCTGATCCGCATCGACATGTCGGAGTATCAGGAGAAATTCACGAGCAGCCGTCTGTTCGGCGCTCCTCCCGGATATGTCGGCTACGAGGAGGGCGGGCAATTGACGGAGCGTGTGCGCCGTCGTCCTTATTCGGTGGTTTTGTTCGATGAAATCGAGAAAGCCCATCCGGACGTGTTCAATCTGCTTCTGCAGGTGCTGGACGACGGAGTCTTGACCGACAGCCTGGGCCGCAAAGTCGATTTCAAGAACACCGTTGTGATTATGACGTCCAACATCGGCACGAAATTGATCCAGAAGGGCGTGTCTTTGGGATTCCAGAGCACCGAAGCCGAACAGGATCGCCACAAGAAGGAAGAGGTTCTCGGAGAATTGCGGCGTCAATTCAGCCCGGAATTCTTGAACCGCATTGACGAGATCGTGGTGTTCCACCAATTGGACAAGTCCCATTTGTTCAATATCCTGGACATCCTGTTGCGCGAGCTCAATCTCCGGCTTCTGGAAAAAGGCGTGGAGATCGAGGTCGACGACGAGGTCAAACAGTGGCTCATCAAGGAAGGGTATGAACCGCTCTACGGGGCTCGGCCGATGCGCCGGACGATTCAGCGGGCCATCGGAGACCCGCTGTCCGAAGAGATGATCAAGGGCCGCTTCAAGGATAGCCGGAAGATCAAAGTGGTGCTGCGCGACGGTGCTCCCGTCTTCATTGAACAGGAGGCGATGGCTGGTGTGTAA
- a CDS encoding NAD(+)/NADH kinase, giving the protein MKSKSIGILTKPKFPEVKTTLQAVVSWLRARNIDVILDTTSAALLEEKGGLQKTQLAQKADVLLILGGDGTMLNAARLAGERGIPILGVNMGGLGFLTEVRLEHLYPSLERVFANDFVLDERLMLKTHVHRHGETVAQGIVLNDVVVSKGTLARMIELRISIHGQFVTNLRGDGLIISTPTGSTAYSLSAGGPILEPAVHSLILTPICPHTLTHRPLIVPDNVEIDVTLTSKDEGAMATLDGQVGIALTQGDTVALSVSELRTRLIRFPESTYYDVLREKLKWGDG; this is encoded by the coding sequence ATGAAAAGCAAGAGCATCGGCATTTTGACCAAGCCCAAATTCCCCGAAGTCAAGACCACTCTGCAAGCCGTGGTGTCCTGGCTGCGTGCCAGGAACATCGATGTGATCTTGGATACGACCTCCGCCGCCCTTCTCGAAGAAAAGGGCGGCCTTCAGAAAACCCAATTGGCTCAGAAGGCCGACGTACTGCTCATCCTGGGAGGAGACGGAACGATGCTCAACGCCGCCCGCCTGGCAGGCGAACGCGGCATTCCCATCCTCGGCGTCAATATGGGAGGCCTGGGATTTTTGACCGAGGTGCGACTCGAACACCTCTACCCTTCCCTGGAGCGGGTCTTCGCCAACGATTTTGTCCTTGATGAGCGCCTGATGCTCAAGACGCACGTTCACCGTCACGGGGAGACCGTCGCGCAAGGCATCGTGCTCAATGACGTCGTCGTCAGCAAGGGAACTCTGGCGCGGATGATCGAATTGCGGATCTCCATTCACGGACAATTCGTGACGAATCTGCGTGGAGATGGCTTGATCATCAGCACCCCGACCGGGTCCACGGCCTATTCCCTATCGGCCGGTGGGCCGATCCTCGAGCCGGCTGTGCATTCGCTCATCCTGACGCCGATCTGTCCCCATACACTGACGCACCGGCCGCTGATCGTGCCGGACAATGTCGAGATCGACGTCACTCTCACGAGCAAAGATGAAGGCGCCATGGCGACGCTGGACGGACAAGTCGGCATCGCGCTGACCCAGGGGGATACGGTCGCATTGAGCGTCTCGGAGTTGCGAACCAGGTTGATCCGCTTTCCGGAAAGCACGTACTACGACGTCTTGCGTGAAAAGTTGAAATGGGGAGACGGCTAG
- a CDS encoding FAD-dependent oxidoreductase → MSAKAAHVIIVAGAGPAGMAVAGTLAKAGHEVIILNRDIKFGGLAEYGIFPSKLKLRGGLKKQYWELLEQQNVHYFGNVSIGKGKDLSVEDLRNLGASAVVYSIGAQGTKAIGVEGDTAAGVFHAKDVVYHFNRLPGFGDRPFDVGRHVAVIGAGDVMVDIAHWLTRYKKVERVTAIVRRGPAERKYNPKEIRAVCSNMDVDDITKEVERIKDRLIAVGQKPDEILKGLLGEFTKCEPKNSDAKMSFKFLASPKRILVDGNNRVRGLEMEDNKLEPKGEDTAAVGLKQFYEFPCDSVVFAVGDKVDETVGLPYKSGVFVTNPVKTNNDPDDALFQAYDDSTGKVLDGVFLAGWARKASEGLVGVAKRDGDWCAEVVGRYLLTKPAPGNPKSVVEKLQATLRERKSHPVGVKGLRVLEAAEKAQQAKDDCIGEFKFATNQDMIRLVEQG, encoded by the coding sequence ATGAGCGCAAAAGCAGCCCATGTGATAATTGTCGCCGGAGCGGGACCTGCCGGGATGGCGGTGGCCGGAACCCTTGCCAAAGCGGGACACGAAGTCATTATTCTGAATCGCGACATCAAATTCGGCGGATTGGCCGAATACGGCATCTTCCCCTCCAAGCTTAAGCTGCGCGGCGGTCTCAAAAAACAGTACTGGGAATTACTCGAGCAGCAGAACGTGCATTATTTTGGAAACGTCTCGATCGGGAAGGGCAAGGATCTATCCGTCGAAGACCTACGGAACCTTGGCGCCAGCGCGGTGGTGTACTCCATCGGTGCGCAGGGGACTAAAGCCATCGGTGTCGAAGGAGACACGGCTGCGGGGGTCTTTCACGCCAAAGACGTGGTGTATCACTTCAACCGGCTTCCGGGATTTGGCGACCGCCCGTTTGACGTCGGTCGGCACGTGGCCGTTATCGGGGCTGGCGACGTCATGGTGGATATCGCCCACTGGCTGACCCGCTATAAGAAGGTCGAGCGGGTGACGGCCATCGTCCGACGCGGTCCTGCGGAGCGAAAGTACAATCCCAAAGAGATCCGCGCGGTCTGCTCCAACATGGATGTGGATGACATCACCAAGGAAGTGGAGCGCATCAAGGACCGGCTCATTGCGGTGGGTCAGAAGCCCGACGAAATCCTGAAGGGACTGCTTGGGGAGTTTACGAAGTGCGAGCCGAAAAACAGTGATGCGAAAATGAGCTTCAAGTTTTTGGCGTCACCCAAGCGCATCCTCGTCGACGGAAACAACCGCGTTCGCGGGTTGGAGATGGAAGATAACAAGCTTGAGCCGAAGGGCGAGGACACGGCTGCCGTCGGACTCAAGCAGTTCTATGAGTTTCCCTGCGACAGTGTCGTCTTTGCGGTCGGCGACAAGGTCGATGAAACCGTCGGTTTGCCCTATAAGAGCGGAGTGTTCGTCACGAATCCCGTCAAGACCAACAATGATCCGGACGACGCATTGTTTCAGGCGTACGATGATTCCACGGGAAAGGTTCTGGATGGAGTCTTTCTCGCAGGCTGGGCCAGAAAAGCCAGCGAAGGGCTTGTCGGGGTGGCCAAACGTGATGGAGATTGGTGCGCCGAGGTCGTCGGCCGATATCTGCTCACCAAGCCGGCACCGGGAAATCCGAAGTCCGTAGTCGAGAAACTTCAGGCGACGCTTCGGGAACGGAAGAGCCATCCGGTCGGGGTCAAGGGGCTTCGAGTGTTGGAAGCGGCGGAGAAGGCTCAACAGGCCAAAGACGACTGCATCGGCGAATTCAAATTTGCGACGAATCAGGACATGATCCGATTGGTCGAGCAGGGATAG
- a CDS encoding class II fumarate hydratase, which yields MKQTRDSHATAPSSSDGATRIERDTMGELAVPADAYYGVQTARAVENFPISSLRMPRSVIRAMGLIKRAAASVNHSLGLLDQRHADAIRQAAAEVVEGKLDAQFPVDIFQTGSGTSTNMNTNEVISNRATELLGGARGSKLVHPNDHVNLGQSSNDVIPTAIHIAASETIQRQLLPALSRLHRALEDKAREFDKVVKIGRTHLQDATPVRLGQEFGGYARQIELGIARMKRAQEALSEVALGGTAVGTGLNCHPEFSGKVMAIISQETGCRFQEAVNHFEAQSAQDSLVEASGALRTLAVSLTKIANDVRWLGSGPRCGLGEISLPETQPGSSIMPGKVNPVIAESVTMVCAQVVGNDVTVTVGGQAANFELIVMLPVMAYNLLQSIELLATASNNFSAKCIEGIKANEARCNSLIEESLAMCTALAPEIGYEAAAKLAKDAFKSGKTVRQVAQEQHVLPEKRLTELLDPWRMTEPGGPVGSAGG from the coding sequence ATGAAGCAGACGCGCGATAGCCATGCCACCGCCCCCAGCTCGTCCGACGGGGCCACCAGAATCGAACGTGACACAATGGGAGAACTGGCCGTGCCGGCTGACGCCTACTATGGCGTGCAGACTGCGCGGGCGGTGGAGAATTTTCCCATCAGCTCCTTGCGCATGCCGCGGTCCGTCATTCGGGCCATGGGGCTGATCAAGCGGGCGGCCGCGTCGGTAAACCACTCGCTCGGTTTACTCGATCAGCGCCATGCGGACGCGATCAGGCAAGCGGCCGCGGAAGTCGTGGAGGGGAAACTCGACGCTCAATTTCCCGTCGATATCTTTCAGACCGGATCGGGTACCTCGACAAACATGAACACGAACGAAGTCATCTCCAATCGGGCCACCGAATTGCTCGGAGGCGCGCGAGGCAGCAAACTCGTGCATCCCAACGACCATGTGAATCTCGGCCAGTCGAGTAACGACGTCATTCCGACGGCCATTCATATCGCGGCGTCGGAGACGATCCAGCGGCAGCTGCTTCCGGCGCTGTCCCGGTTGCATAGGGCGCTCGAGGACAAGGCGAGAGAGTTCGATAAGGTCGTCAAGATCGGGCGGACGCATTTGCAGGATGCCACGCCCGTTCGGCTCGGTCAGGAATTCGGCGGCTATGCCAGACAGATCGAGTTGGGGATCGCTCGAATGAAGCGGGCGCAGGAAGCCCTGAGCGAGGTTGCGCTCGGCGGAACGGCCGTTGGAACGGGCTTGAATTGCCATCCTGAGTTCTCAGGCAAAGTCATGGCCATCATTTCCCAGGAGACCGGATGCCGGTTTCAAGAAGCCGTCAATCATTTCGAGGCGCAATCGGCTCAGGATTCGCTGGTCGAGGCGAGCGGAGCTTTGCGGACGTTGGCCGTCAGCCTAACGAAAATCGCCAATGACGTCCGCTGGTTGGGGTCCGGTCCCCGCTGCGGACTCGGAGAAATCAGTTTGCCCGAAACGCAGCCCGGGTCCTCGATCATGCCGGGGAAGGTCAATCCGGTCATCGCCGAATCCGTCACAATGGTCTGCGCTCAAGTGGTCGGCAACGATGTCACGGTGACCGTCGGCGGACAGGCGGCGAACTTCGAATTGATCGTCATGCTCCCGGTAATGGCGTACAACCTTCTCCAGTCCATTGAGTTGCTGGCAACGGCCTCGAATAATTTCTCGGCCAAGTGCATCGAGGGCATCAAGGCGAATGAAGCGCGCTGCAACAGCCTGATCGAGGAAAGCTTGGCCATGTGTACCGCACTGGCGCCCGAGATCGGGTATGAAGCGGCGGCGAAACTGGCTAAAGACGCCTTCAAGTCCGGAAAAACCGTTCGCCAGGTTGCCCAGGAGCAGCACGTCCTTCCGGAAAAGCGACTGACCGAACTGCTCGATCCCTGGCGAATGACAGAGCCAGGAGGACCGGTCGGAAGCGCCGGAGGTTGA
- a CDS encoding Hsp20/alpha crystallin family protein — MALVRWDPFRELEDMSERLNRMFARPAPRTGNGKEALTVADWMPTVDISETDGEYLIKAELPEVKKEDVKVTVEDGVLTLQGERRQDKEEKGKKFHRVERSYGSFVRSFTLPESVDDTAVKAEYKDGILALHLPKTERVKPKAVDVKVA; from the coding sequence ATGGCTCTTGTACGCTGGGACCCGTTTCGCGAGTTGGAAGATATGTCGGAGAGGTTGAATCGTATGTTTGCCCGTCCGGCGCCACGCACCGGCAATGGGAAGGAAGCGTTGACCGTGGCGGATTGGATGCCGACCGTGGACATCAGTGAGACCGACGGCGAGTATTTGATCAAAGCGGAGCTGCCGGAGGTGAAGAAGGAAGACGTCAAGGTCACCGTCGAAGACGGGGTGCTGACGTTGCAGGGTGAACGCCGTCAAGACAAGGAAGAGAAGGGCAAGAAGTTTCACCGGGTCGAGCGCTCCTACGGGAGTTTCGTCCGCAGCTTCACGTTGCCCGAATCGGTTGACGATACCGCAGTCAAGGCGGAATACAAGGATGGAATCCTGGCCTTGCACCTGCCGAAGACGGAACGGGTGAAGCCGAAGGCGGTCGATGTCAAAGTTGCCTGA